One window from the genome of Pelobates fuscus isolate aPelFus1 chromosome 13, aPelFus1.pri, whole genome shotgun sequence encodes:
- the RTN1 gene encoding reticulon-1 isoform X2, whose amino-acid sequence MQTSADSTRMECFWTNWKCQAIDLLYWRDVKQTSIVFGSVLLMLFSLTQFSVVSVIAYLALAALSATISFRIYKSVLQAVQKTDEGHPFKSYLDVEISLSQEQIQKYTDCLQAYTNCIVKELRRLFLVQDLVDSLKFAVLMWLLTYVGALFNGLTLLIMAVVSMFSLPAVYDKYQAQIDQYLGLVRTNINTIVAKIQAKIPGTKQKE is encoded by the exons ATGCAGACCAGTGCCGACTCAACAAGGATGGAATGCTTTTGGACCAACTGGAAATGTCagg CTATTGACTTGTTATACTGGCGGGATGTAAAGCAGACCAGCATAGTATTTGGAAGTGTCCTTCTAATGCTCTTCTCACTGACTCAGTTCAGCGTGGTCAGCGTCATCGCCTACCTAGCTCTTGCTGCACTCTCAGCCACAATCAGCTTCCGAATCTACAAATCAGTCTTACAGGCCGTACAGAAAACCGATGAGGGACATCCTTTCAA AAGCTACTTGGATGTGGAAATCTCCCTCTCCCAAGAGCAAATCCAGAAGTACACAGACTGTCTTCAAgcctacacaaactgcattgttAAAGAACTGAGGAGGCTTTTCCTAGTGCAGGATCTCGTGGATTCATTAAAG tttgctgTTTTAATGTGGCTGTTGACGTACGTCGGGGCTCTTTTCAATGGACTCACGCTTCTCATCATGG CTGTGGTGTCTATGTTTTCACTTCCAGCCGTCTATGACAAGTATCAA GCGCAGATTGACCAGTATTTGGGACTTGTGAGGACAAATATTAACACCATTGTGGCAAA GATCCAGGCTAAAATCCCAGGTACTAAACAGAAGGAATAA